In one window of Microplitis demolitor isolate Queensland-Clemson2020A chromosome 4, iyMicDemo2.1a, whole genome shotgun sequence DNA:
- the LOC103577445 gene encoding von Willebrand factor yields MKTVYFIISIGLATVAAKSLEFTNEINGEICKLNQRYSDCATACPLSCGKKNFDRDDCPNDCSPGCECIDGYYLNKNLECVKPENCDPPNESRHSLLVANCGANQQFSFCRSPCPPSCGKKSISPCPFNCTSGCECLDGFFLNKNRECVKLEDCYHEKIPANPVCGVNETFNSCHRSCEFKCAADYLPKLIPMCVVRRKELYGIINGAYSRGKNWTAIVEAESKKCWTGCGCSDGFWRNSKGLCVKPENCFDHLNN; encoded by the exons atgaagactgtatactttattatttccaTTGGCTTGGCAACTG TTGCAGCCAAGTCATTAGAATttacaaatgaaataaatggcGAAATTTGTAAATTGAATCAACGTTATAGCGACTGTGCGACGGCTTGTCCACTCAGttgtggtaaaaaaaattttgatagagATGACTGtccaaat GATTGCAGTCCAGGCTGCGAATGTATCGACGGCTATTATCTGAACAAAAATCTAGAATGCGTTAAACCAGAAAATTGCGACCCGCCAAATGAGTCACGGCACAGTCTATTGGTCGCGAATTGCGGAGCTAACCAACAGTTTTCATTTTGTCGGTCACCTTGTCCGCCATCTTGTGGAAAGAAATCAATTTCACCTTGTCCATTC aattgTACTTCCGGCTGTGAGTGTTTGGACGGATtctttttaaacaaaaatcgTGAATGCGTAAAATTGGAAGATTGTTACCATGAAAAAATTCCAGCAAATCCAGTATGTGGAGTAAACGAAACTTTTAATTCCTGTCATAGATCTTGTGAATTTAAATGTGCCGCAGATTATCTCCCTAAATTAATTCCAATGTGTGta GTAAGAAGAAAAGAATTGTATGGCATTATTAATGGAGCGTATTCACGTGGGAAAAATTGGACTGCTATTGTGGAAGCAGAATCAaag aaATGTTGGACCGGATGTGGATGCTCGGATGGATTCTGGAGAAATTCTAAAGGACTTTGCGTTAAACCTGAGAATTGTTTCgatcatttgaataattag